The genomic interval CCAATGCTGAatcgtggactatatatacaacACCCACATCGTGCTCTGAAGGTCAAACTGTGCTCCATACTACAATTCCTCCTGATGGCTGTAACCTGGTCCAAATTGATGAAATTCCAATGAACGTGACTGGAATCAAAATAGAAGAGGACAAAGACAGGACTCTGGCTCTGTCAGATGCAGGGAAAACCCAACAGGATAAAATGATGCATCCATCCGCGACAGCTGCATTCTCAACACAGTTTGTGAATGTAAATGGAAATCTTCACATACCTGTTACGATACAGGCTGGTGGGAGAGCTTATCAATCTCTGAAATACTGGGATCCACAGCAAGCACAGGTATTCCTTTAAATTGTTGCCTTTTATGTATATAGTTAACAAGGGAACTAAATACAAATTTAAGTATTGCTATTGGTTCTGCAACAGAATTAGGGAAAATGTACTGTTGTTTAGCATTTGGGCAGTGTAATGGGTCAAATCTATGAAAGCTGGTGAAACAATACCTTTATTGTAAATGATATGAAGATTTCAAGTATTTTTGTCAAAATGTACATTTAGGGAATTTCAAGAGTTTTCATTTGAAAAGAGGAAAAATCTGCCAGTTGGATCATACATCTAAAGAGGCCATTGATAACCAACAATAGAATGATTATCTGAAATTCAAAACTGATTGAACTTTCACATCAAGATGTCACATCACACAGCGATGCAATTAATGATAAACGCGCAGGAATGGCTTAGTGGTTCAGCCACTGATAATCGGGATTTTTCATTGAATTGTGGAGCTTCAGCATCAATTTATTCCGTTACTCCATCCAAACAAAAAGCTTCATTTACCACATCAGCAACCAAGTTTGGAAGCAAGTTTCACTTTTCTACAGTTCTTTGAATTGaataattttattggccaagtatgtgcacgtacAAGGGATGTGcctctcacaagtaacaacacggacatacagtaaacaattatgtTGCCCCTTCTGACTTCCAAATGGTCTAGTTCTTTATGATCCTCTGGGATTTCCCTCGATAGAGAATAGTTATTTATGTAATAAATTAGTGAATTCTTTATCAGTTTAAGCATCTCTGGAAGATCAATCCTCAGTCTTCATAACTTGAGGAAACCTGAGGAGAAGTAACTCATCAATATTTAATCCTTTAAAAACTGGTGGAGTTCTGGTTAATTCTCGTTATTTATTTTCCAATGTATATTGCTGAAATTTAGTGTTCAAAACTGAATTTAGTAAATCAGCTGAAGCTTGACCAAATGAAGCATTATTTCAAGGCAGCTAGCAGCAAAGAATCAAAGGTTGACATTTTGTTGGTCTTCCTTTTATTAAGCACATGACCCAACCTTTATTGATTGTGCCTATTGGGACTTGAGCACTCCTTAGCTTCAGAAAGCATTCTGGTTTCACTTTCCATGTACTAGCATAGATGACCTGCTGGTACCTTGAgtggaacacagtgctggagcgactcggctggccagatagtatctctggagaatgtagataGGCGATTGTCAGGTCGggaccctgacccaaaacgtcgaaatatagaaaataggtgcaggaggaggccatttggccctttgagccagcaccgccattcattgtgatcatgactgatcatccacaatcagtaacctgtgcctgtcttctccccatatctcttgattcctagcccctggagctctatctagctttcttttaaattcatccagtcaaatTCAAtgagacgctgcctaacccactgaattactccagcattttatgttttagaTAACTTTGCTGTTCCATCCCGTTCCCCCAAACCCcagaggagatgagtataggattGTTGGCTATCAGGAAAAGCTATTTATTTCTCAGTTATGATGTTTCCCCATTTTGTTTTTTCCCCCACTTTATTTATCGTACTTTTCTGAGAAACCTGGTTGTTAAGTAAAAgactagatgtggagaggataggaAATTGAGAAGTAATCTAAATGTTACTCAACTTGTTTTTTTTGCATGTAGATTGTAGGTTGAGAATTTTGATAGTTTATGTTCTGCGGGGGGAATAATAATGTATTTGAAGAGATGAGTTTGACAGCTTATAGAAACTGGGTATGATCTCCAGCAGCAGCACACAGTAAGACACAAGGTGCCTGCGGACTTGCTGTGCCAACATTCGAATCGAACTACTATCTGCCAAATCAAGCTGATCGATTTGGATTAGAGCGAGTCTGTTTTACAAAACCTGTAATGTATCGTGAAGGGAAAAAACCCAGTCATATGATGCACGTACATTAAAAAACCCTTGTTATTGTATTGGGGGCCACAACTGACCATCGTTTAAGAGGATGACGTTGGTACCGTTTTGTAAGTTCTGATCACTATGTGATGAATTCAGAAGAGAAGTGCTTATGGCTTTTGCTGAGTGCAGATAAATTCTCCCTCACCTGCTGAAAATGGCCACCACTCGATATTGAGAGGATGGGTCAGATGAAATATGTTGTCAGTATTTGCAGTAGGGTTATTTATATCCACTACGAACGACTCTTGTAAAgtagcagatttaaaaaaaaattgcttgaGATCACAGAATCATGATATATTAATGAATGGATTTATATGTGAGATCTCAGGACATTTAAAGAAGGTAAGCTGTTTGCTCTGTACTTTTATTGATGATCAATAATTTATACAGTTTATGTCAGTTATGCAGAAGCCTTCTGTTGAAAAGCAGGCTGTTGTATGACAAACAATATGCATCCAATGTGAGGTTAAGACTTTTAAAATAGTTAATATTTCTGAACTGACTAAATCTGGGGGAAAACGGAAGCATTGTGTAAACTGATCAAAGTGAAAGAGAATGAAACCTCTGGTCTGGATGTATTACATTCTCATTTTAAAATGACCtgggcagatttaaaaaaatgacacaTAAAGCTGCAGTTGTGGAAGACTGATGGATAACTAAAAAAGTATCTGCAATTAAGCAGCAAGATGGAAGAAGTTAAAATCAACATTAATGGCAGGAGAATAAATGGAAACCCagcataaggggggggggggggggggggggggggggagagaaagtaaTTTTAAAACCAAAAAAATAGCTAAGTATGGTTAGTACTGTCCTAAAAAATCCATATGGATTGAAATGTATTCAGTCTGACCTGAAACAGTGACGTCCATGTCCCtcccctgctgagttcttccagcagtttgtgcttttatttgaaataaatattGGTTGATCAACCTAAATTAAATAACAGCAGGCAAGGGGTACAGTGGTGTGATTATTCTAGGTTTCCAAGAGACTTCCAATAAAGCAAAATATAAAAGATGAGTGGATGTCAGAGCACTTGAAGTTGGGACCCATAGCTGAATAGATTGCTAACTGGTTTTGTGTAAGGTGTTGTCGTGAGGGTTAACTCTGCAAAGTGTAGAAGGTAGACGGTATGGTCCCACAAGGAAGGAATTGGGAATGTTGCACATAATTTGTCCTTAAAGTTAAGTGTTGGcataaaaaacacacaaagtgtggCGAGTGGAGATGGTCAGCGTTGAGGAGAACTGGAAAAAGATTGCATTAATTAATTTGTAGAATGAATACTATTGGTAAATGAGCTTTTATACAGGCATAAAACATGACGATACATTTTGGAAAGGAAAATAGTTGACAAATAAGATTGCAGGGTGTGCAGAGGGACAAAGAAATCTTGGAGGAATCTCAAATTAAAGGAAAAAAAGGCACTTGATATTTAGGCATTTTAACAATCAAAACAGTAGAGTATATTTCCAGATGATGGAGTTCAAATGTAGGAAAGTGACGCTAAACTTGTGATGAATATTGACTAAATTCTGCTGGAGATAGTATACAGTTCTGGTACTGATTCTTGAGAAAGTAGTATATGCTCAGTGCCCATTCTTATGAAGCTGCACTTTTGTTTGTTTCTTGTTGTAGACTCAAGCACTACATACCCAATCGACGGATCAACAAATTGAAGTGCAGACTGATTTAATGCTGCTTGATACTCTGAAGCCTGAGGAAGGAGCCACTGTCTGGCAGAACTGGGCTCAAATAAAGAATGCAGAAATAATGAAAGAAGCTGAAAGTAAACCACCTTTGCCAGGAAGTAATGACTTACTTTGTATCTTAAAAGTTTGTCTTAAAGGATTGCAATAGCTTAATCTGTTTTGCATATCACTCTTTACGATAATTAAGTGTTAGATTTTTTTCAGTTAAGGGTATTAGAATTTGGTGTCAGAACTTGCATGCATGTTAGCACATATTGTAAGGCCATTTTGTGGATCAAAAATAAGCCAAGCGGATTACAATGTTAAATGTGAAATTTTATATTGGAGCAAGAAATTTATCCTGTAGAGATGATAGTGAAACGCTTGGCTTCAGTTTTTTTAAAGATTGAGTTAGAAATTAATATAATTTTAGTATTGGAGTAATTCAATATTTAAAATAACCATTTAAAAACTTTATAATCCAAAAATCTGCCAGTGTCTTGCTcagtagggtggggggggagtgggggggggtgtcggGGGTCGGGTCACATTGCTAGAAAATCTCCATATCGTGATTTTTGCATTACGTGAAGCCACTTCATCTGTGCATGCTTCAAGAAACGAGGGTTGAAAACAATATTTTTTGTTTTCACAAATTCTGAGAGAATTTTATTCTGTCAAATTTTTGGTAGTGGTGTGTAAATTCTATCAGGGCTTATTTCTGTTACCTGATTGGATGTAACTGGGGGATTGCCTGTTATTAGATACACAAATGTGACCAATTGTGTTTGGATGAAACAAAGTGTTTTTTAATAGTTAGTTTTACTTGCATTTCTTTCCATTTGCACATTAGGACGCCAGCCAATGAAATTCAGAGAAGATGCACTTTGTGCAACATTAGTAGAACTCAATTATGGACTTTGTTTGATGACCAAAGAAGCAAGAGATTCAGATGGTGTTCCCTATGAAGCAGACTTGCTGTATTATTTCTTTCTTTGTATTCAAAAGGTAGTCTTTGTATTTGTTTCCCTGTTGGGTGGGTGGGGAACTAGTGGTTGAAGAACATGCTTGTAAtatttccttttaaatgtttattgTAACTTGAATTTAATTTCTATTTGAGCAAAATGTTTTTTCTGTGTGTAAacatcaattatttattttacagCATATGTTTGAAAATGGAAGAATAGATAATATTTTTGCAGATCTCTACTATTCTAAATTTACTGAAAGATTGCATGAAGTCCTTAAAGAATGGCATCCTAAAATAAATCTTCTTGGTAAGTGgtaatttgtttgttttcataATGATACAGTTTAAATTGTTTTATGGGATTGTATGCAAGTTGTTAGTGGAGCTAGCTGTCTAATGTAAATCTATAATTTTAAGATTATCAAAGATTGGCATTTTTATGTTGATGGTGGATGAGAAATCAGCAAATTTCCTGAAACCTAGGAACCATTTCttaatgttcttttttttttttgtccaacAAAACACATCAGAATGTTCTCCCTCTGTCAGTATTGAGCAATTTCTTCACCTCGATAATTCTAACTACCATTTTGAATTCACCCTTGTCTTGCTCTGATCTCATAGGTATTcggtactcaacctctccctcccatGTTATTCTCCTGACCCTGAGCAGCCATTCTCATGATTTTTGGAAGTCCTTTGGTCCTGGTATTCTTTTCACCTTCATCAGTCAAACTCCTCTTTTCCCATCCCCAGCCTCTTCTGTTTAAGACTGtagaaacattctttccacaagTCTCTTGTAACAACACTTTAAAATTTCTCTCACTAATAATAGGATTGACCAAAGTCAGTgtgaatttatgaaaggaaaattggggttgactaatctgctggaatTGAGGATGAGACAGTTAGAATAAATTAAAGGGGAACCAGTGGATATGGTGTATTTAAATTTTTGCAAGGTGTTTGGTAAGATACTGCATAGGGGTTGAACAACGACATTGGAGATGATGTAtttgggattaaaaaaaaaaaaggattaaaaATTGGTTATTAGGATTTATTGGGTCATTTCTTGGGTTGACAGCAATAACTACTGATGTTACTAGCTGGGTTCTGTGACTGGACCCAGCATTCTGCAATCTATCAATGATTTGGCTGAAGAGACCATATGTCATACTTTCATATTTGTTCTGATACTAAACAAAGTCAGATTGTGAGTTCAAGGGATGTAAAGATGGTTCAAGAGGATGTGGATGAATTGAGTAAGTGGGTGAGACCTTGGCAGATGGAATGTCATTTGGAAGCGGTGTTTTATTCACTTTGGACATTACCAATAGAACCAACTATTCACTTTGGACATTACCAATCTCCCATCATTTATTAAATGGTGGGAGATTGGGTTGCATTGTAGCCTAGAATTTGCTTGTACACAAGTAACTAAATGCcaatgtgcaggtacagcaagtaattGTAATGTATACTTGAGGTATAACTCaaaattattctttatttggtttTCTTCACCTTCAAAGATAAGTTGATGTGATGTATTTCTTGGTGCACAGTACGTTTGCTCAAGAACTTGTCCTAACAGATTGTTTCCAAATCTTATGAATCTTAAGATCTTTTATTCCTATTACTTCATTGTGTATAGGATTAGTATGTGAATTCCACATTTTTAATTGTATTGTTAAAGTTTATATATTTAAATGGTTTCTTTTTGGAAGGCACCACTTAAAGCAGCTttgttaaaatgaattaaattcttttGATAGGTTATGTCATTCCTAGTCGTATTACCGAGGAGATGCTGTGGGATTGTAAGCAACTGGGAGCACATTCTCCAGCTACTCTTTTGTACACATTGATGTATTTCAATACCAAGTATGATTTTGCTTTTTCATTATTTGTTTATATACTCCAATTTGAGAAATAATTCTGTACTGTGTACTTGAAGGATTTAATCTACTGTAGAAATTGTGTTCCTGTTTTTTCAAATTGCGGTTTACAAATGACATCTTCTGTTTAAGCAAGACTGTTATGGTAACTTATTTCTTCAATTTGgtatactttttttttgttgtaacaaATAATATTGAAAGGGGCAAGGATTTTGCTTCAGTGCGTTCTGTACTctaacagtgaaatgtttttacaGGTATTTTATGCTGAAAACAGTAGAACAACACTCCAAATTAGCTTTCTCAAAAGTATTAAAGCAGATGAAGAAGAATCCTGGCAATTCAAAGGATAAGTGTTCCAGTATCCGATATCTACGATTATATGGGCAAATTCAAGCTGGACAGaaaggtggtgtgcactttctttaaaaaaaaaaacgtaATTAAAATTTTTGTAACCAATAAGTGATTGtgaccagagactgcagatgctggaatctgaagcaaaaaaccAAATgtctgaggaactcagcaggtc from Rhinoraja longicauda isolate Sanriku21f chromosome 23, sRhiLon1.1, whole genome shotgun sequence carries:
- the LOC144604915 gene encoding transcriptional regulator QRICH1-like isoform X1, with the translated sequence MNHSLENSIPYEEYLRMKARTIPQHRMKEFLDSVNGKGSEEVQQFVQTPVTMYQQRGHYIYMDSADVAGSLLELSRPISSPVQQHTAQGSPIGQQQMQSHPVQVQQSHQLEIQTDHQSLQAKQMQAQLQSQTSEEPQSGSRVINSLAQERRPSSSGVPQPVKKRKVDLPVEESYAMSQSLGQNTVTTVLTLPSQVQQQGYIPVRQELLTVDSSQLYSVVPATTSTSGPLSNAESWTIYTTPTSCSEGQTVLHTTIPPDGCNLVQIDEIPMNVTGIKIEEDKDRTLALSDAGKTQQDKMMHPSATAAFSTQFVNVNGNLHIPVTIQAGGRAYQSLKYWDPQQAQTQALHTQSTDQQIEVQTDLMLLDTLKPEEGATVWQNWAQIKNAEIMKEAESKPPLPGRRQPMKFREDALCATLVELNYGLCLMTKEARDSDGVPYEADLLYYFFLCIQKHMFENGRIDNIFADLYYSKFTERLHEVLKEWHPKINLLGYVIPSRITEEMLWDCKQLGAHSPATLLYTLMYFNTKYFMLKTVEQHSKLAFSKVLKQMKKNPGNSKDKCSSIRYLRLYGQIQAGQKVTEDMYVEQLENSENPLRCPIKLYDFYLFKCPQSAKGRNDAFYLNAEPVVAPNSPIWYSTQPVSYEAMEQMLTRILMIREVQEACANTHIPSFQ
- the LOC144604915 gene encoding transcriptional regulator QRICH1-like isoform X2, encoding MNHSLENSIPYEEYLRMKARTIPQHRMKEFLDSVNGKGSEEVQQFVQTPVTMYQQRGHYIYMDSADVAGSLLELSRPISSPVQQHTAQGSPIGQQQMQSHPVQVQQSHQLEIQTDHQSLQAKQMQAQLQSQTSEEPQSGSRVINSLAQERRPSSSGVPQPVKKRKVDLPVEESYAMSQSLGQNTVTTVLTLPSQVQQQGYIPVRQELLTVDSSQLYSVVPATTSTSGPLSNAESWTIYTTPTSCSEGQTVLHTTIPPDGCNLVQIDEIPMNVTGIKIEEDKDRTLALSDAGKTQQDKMMHPSATAAFSTQFVNVNGNLHIPVTIQAGGRAYQSLKYWDPQQAQTQALHTQSTDQQIEVQTDLMLLDTLKPEEGATVWQNWAQIKNAEIMKEAESKPPLPGRRQPMKFREDALCATLVELNYGLCLMTKEARDSDGVPYEADLLYYFFLCIQKHMFENGRIDNIFADLYYSKFTERLHEVLKEWHPKINLLGYVIPSRITEEMLWDCKQLGAHSPATLLYTLMYFNTKYFMLKTVEQHSKLAFSKVLKQMKKNPGNSKDKCSSIRYLRLYGQIQAGQKEDMYVEQLENSENPLRCPIKLYDFYLFKCPQSAKGRNDAFYLNAEPVVAPNSPIWYSTQPVSYEAMEQMLTRILMIREVQEACANTHIPSFQ